TTTTTACCCTGGTTAAGCAACTCTGGATTATGCCGATACAGTAACCAACGACCTGATTCTACCAGAGTTTTCTGATGATTCATCCCGGTAGTCATGTTTATGCCGTGGGCGATGCAATGGCTGTAAGCAATAATCACTGATGGGCCATCATAAGCCTCTGCTTCTAAAAATGCTTTGAGAGTATGTTCATCTCTAGCGCCAAGGGCTACACTCGCTACGTAGACATTTCCGTAGGTCATGGCAATCATCCCTAAGTCTTTCTTCGGTGCTGGCTTACCACTAGCAGCATATTTTGCAACTGCGGCTCGTGGTGTAGCTTTGGAAGATTGACCGCCTGTATTAGAATACACTTCTGTATCCATTACCAAGATGTTGACATTCCGACCACTAGCAATTACATGATCGATGCCGCCAAAATCGATATCATAAGCCCAACCGTCACCGCCAACAATCCAGACGCTTTTTCTCACCAAGTAATTAGCGAGAGATTTGAGATTTTGGATTTGAGATTTGAGACTGGGGTCGAGAGTTACAATTTCATCTAACCTCTGCTGCAACAGTGCTATCCTTTCGCGCTGTTCCCAAATGTCAGCCTCAGATTTTTGTTCAGCTTTCAGGATTGACTGGGCAAGGTTTTCATCGATTTCACTTCCCAATCGTTGCAACAATTCCGCCGCAAACTCAGCTTGTTTGTCGAGGGAAAGGCGGAAGCCAAAACCAAATTCGGCATTATCTTCAAATAGATTATTAGACCACGCGGGGCCGCGTCCTTCGGCGTTGGTTGTCCAAGGTGTTGTGGGGAGGTTTCCACCATAAATTGAGGAGCAACCTGTTGCATTGGCAATGACGGCGCGATCGCCAAACAATTGTGTTAATAATTTTAGATAAGGTGTTTCACCACAACCTGCACAAGCACCGGAGAATTCAAACAAAGGTTCTTGCAGTTGTTGTTGGCGAATCTGATTTAATTTTAGCGATCGCCTGTCAGGATTAGGTAAACTCAAAAAGAAATTCCAGTTTTTCCGTTCTTGCTTTTGTAAAGGCAACTGCTGTGCCATATTAATTGCTTTCAGTGATGGCTCAGATTTATTTTTAGCAGGGCAAATGTTTACACAAATAGTGCATCCCGTGCAATCTTCTGGGGCAACTTGAATGGTAAATTTTTGATTGGCAAAGTCTTTATCTTTTGCACCAGTTGACTTGAAAGTTGGTGGTGCATTAACTAACTCATCGGCTTGATAAGCCTTAGCACGGATGGCACTGTGGGGACAAACCATGACGCACTTACCGCATTGTATGCATACATCCGGTTCCCACACAGGTATCTCTTCAGCAACGTTACGTTTTTCCCACTTAGCAGTACCTACGGGAAAGGTGCCATCAACTGGTAGTCTGCTAACAGGTAAGTCATCACCTTCCCACACCATGATTTTGCCCAGAACTTCTCGCACAAATTCGGGAGCGGAGTCCAGCAATTTTGGATTTTGGACTTCGGCTTCGCTCAGTCGAACGATTTTAGATTTTAGATTATTGATTGTCTGTGGTACATCTACTTTATGCAAGTTGTCTAAGGTGTTGTCTACAGCTTGCAAGTTCATGCGGACAACTTCTGCACCTTTTTTACCGTAGGTTTTTTCAATCGCTTGTTTGATTTTAGCGATCGCTTCTTCTTGCGGCAAGACACCCGCTAAGGCAAAGAAGCATACTTGCATAATGGTGTTAATTCTGCCACCCATGCCACTTTCACGGGCAACCTGACTAGCATTTATCACATATAACTTCAAATGCTTGTCGATAATTTGCTGCTGCACCTTCAACGGCAGATGTTCCCAGACGGTATCTGCATTGTATGGACTGTTAAGCAGCAAAGTCGCTCCAGGAATCGCAGCCTTTAAAATATCTATGCGTTCCAGAAATCCCCAGTGATGACAACCAATAAAGTTGGCTTGGTCAATTAAATAGGTAGAGCGAATTGGCTTTTTACCGAAGCGGAGGTGAGAAACGGTTATTGAGCCAGATTTTTTGGAGTCAAAGACAAAGTAGCCTTGGGCGTAATTGTCGGTTTCTTCACCAATGATCTTGATGGAGTTTTTGTTAGCGCCAACAGTGCCATCAGCACCCAACCCATAGAACATTGCCCTGACAACATTATCCGATTCTGTAGAGAAATTAAGGTCAAAGCTGAGAGAAGTATAAGTAACGTCGTCATTAATCCCGATAGTAAAATGCTTCTTCGGCTGGCTTTGCGCGAGATTATCAAAGATGCCCTTCACCATCGCCGGGGTAAATTCTTTAGAAGAAAGACCATAACGACCACCAATAATTTTAGGGTATGAGAAAGTATTTTCTCCGCCTGCCCTCTTATCTCCCCACGCTTCATGGATAGCAGCCACAACATCCAAATACAAAGGCTCACCAGCGCTACCAGCTTCTTTGGTGCGGTCGAGAACTGCGATCGCTTTTACACTAGTTGGTAATACTGCAACAAACTTTTGGACATCAAAGGGGCGGTAAAGTCGCACTTTGACTACACCAAGTTTTTCACCACGGGCGTTAAGGTAATCTACTGTTTCATGGACGGTTTCACAGCCTGAACCCATCAGAACAATAACGCGATCGGCATCCTTAGCACCGTAATATTCATAGATTTTATAATCCCTTCCCGTGCGTTCTCCAAATTCATTCATGATGCGCTGGACAATTTCTGGACAAGCGTTGTAGTAAGGGTTAGCGCCTTCACGCCCTTGGAAGTAAACATCGGGGTTTTGGGCAGTCCCGCGCAATACTGGACGATCTGGGGTGAGGGCACGGCTGCGGTGGGCGAGTATTAAGTTATCGTGGATTAGCGATCGCAAATCATCATCTGACAGCAATTTGACTTTCTGCACTTCATGTGATGTGCGGAAGCCATCAAAGAAATGCATAAACGAGACTCGCGTCTCTAAAGTAGCAGCATGAGCAATGAGAGCAAAATCTTGACTTTCCTGCACGGAAGCGGAACACAGCAGGGCAAAACCAGTTGCACGAGCTGCCATCACATCGCTATGATCACCAAAAATTGATAACG
This portion of the Nostoc sp. GT001 genome encodes:
- the nifJ gene encoding pyruvate:ferredoxin (flavodoxin) oxidoreductase, with amino-acid sequence MNKTFATIDGNEAVARVAYKLNEVIAIYPITPSSAMGEWADAWSAEGRPNLWGTIPSVVQMQSEGGAAGAVHGALQTGSLSTTFTASQGLLLMIPNFYKIAGELTSAVVHVAARSLATHALSIFGDHSDVMAARATGFALLCSASVQESQDFALIAHAATLETRVSFMHFFDGFRTSHEVQKVKLLSDDDLRSLIHDNLILAHRSRALTPDRPVLRGTAQNPDVYFQGREGANPYYNACPEIVQRIMNEFGERTGRDYKIYEYYGAKDADRVIVLMGSGCETVHETVDYLNARGEKLGVVKVRLYRPFDVQKFVAVLPTSVKAIAVLDRTKEAGSAGEPLYLDVVAAIHEAWGDKRAGGENTFSYPKIIGGRYGLSSKEFTPAMVKGIFDNLAQSQPKKHFTIGINDDVTYTSLSFDLNFSTESDNVVRAMFYGLGADGTVGANKNSIKIIGEETDNYAQGYFVFDSKKSGSITVSHLRFGKKPIRSTYLIDQANFIGCHHWGFLERIDILKAAIPGATLLLNSPYNADTVWEHLPLKVQQQIIDKHLKLYVINASQVARESGMGGRINTIMQVCFFALAGVLPQEEAIAKIKQAIEKTYGKKGAEVVRMNLQAVDNTLDNLHKVDVPQTINNLKSKIVRLSEAEVQNPKLLDSAPEFVREVLGKIMVWEGDDLPVSRLPVDGTFPVGTAKWEKRNVAEEIPVWEPDVCIQCGKCVMVCPHSAIRAKAYQADELVNAPPTFKSTGAKDKDFANQKFTIQVAPEDCTGCTICVNICPAKNKSEPSLKAINMAQQLPLQKQERKNWNFFLSLPNPDRRSLKLNQIRQQQLQEPLFEFSGACAGCGETPYLKLLTQLFGDRAVIANATGCSSIYGGNLPTTPWTTNAEGRGPAWSNNLFEDNAEFGFGFRLSLDKQAEFAAELLQRLGSEIDENLAQSILKAEQKSEADIWEQRERIALLQQRLDEIVTLDPSLKSQIQNLKSLANYLVRKSVWIVGGDGWAYDIDFGGIDHVIASGRNVNILVMDTEVYSNTGGQSSKATPRAAVAKYAASGKPAPKKDLGMIAMTYGNVYVASVALGARDEHTLKAFLEAEAYDGPSVIIAYSHCIAHGINMTTGMNHQKTLVESGRWLLYRHNPELLNQGKNPLQLDMRSPTQSVEHSMYQENRFKMLTKSKPDVAKHLLEQAQAEVDARWQMYQFLAKRDIL